One Candidatus Dormiibacterota bacterium genomic window carries:
- a CDS encoding branched-chain amino acid ABC transporter permease, with protein sequence MSRFIVLTLTGLTQGAIYAAMALALVMIWRATKVINFAQGAMAMFTTYLALFAVDRGAPYWVAFAVALMSGLLLGAVTERVIVRPVESAPPLNVVILTLGLLLFLEALAPMLFGGQIKSFPPAFSIVGLHVGNSQVAFSPFDAFTLGAVLSVMVLLFVLFQRTNLGLRMRASAFNPEVSGLLGIRVGRMLTLGWALASLVGALAGVLIAPSLLLYPNFMDDVLVFGFTGAVIGGLDSAVGAVVGGLLMGFALSYVGGYFGSDLETVGALVILIAVLMVRPRGLFAVQRLRQV encoded by the coding sequence GTGAGCCGGTTTATCGTCCTGACCCTGACGGGCCTGACCCAGGGCGCGATCTACGCCGCCATGGCGCTCGCCCTGGTGATGATCTGGCGTGCCACGAAGGTCATCAACTTCGCCCAGGGCGCGATGGCGATGTTCACCACCTACCTCGCGCTCTTCGCCGTCGATCGCGGTGCCCCCTATTGGGTGGCGTTCGCGGTTGCCCTGATGAGCGGGTTGCTGCTCGGCGCGGTCACCGAGCGCGTCATCGTTCGCCCCGTCGAGTCGGCGCCTCCTCTCAACGTGGTCATCCTGACGCTGGGGCTGCTGCTCTTCCTCGAGGCCCTCGCTCCCATGCTCTTCGGTGGCCAGATCAAGTCCTTCCCTCCCGCCTTCTCGATTGTCGGCCTGCATGTCGGAAACTCGCAGGTCGCCTTCTCTCCGTTCGATGCCTTCACGCTGGGCGCAGTCCTTAGCGTCATGGTCCTTCTTTTTGTGCTCTTCCAAAGGACCAACCTGGGCCTGCGGATGCGCGCCTCGGCCTTCAATCCCGAAGTCTCGGGCCTTCTCGGTATCCGGGTCGGACGAATGCTCACCCTGGGGTGGGCGCTCGCGTCGCTGGTCGGGGCGCTTGCCGGCGTCTTGATTGCGCCCTCGCTCCTGCTCTATCCCAACTTCATGGACGATGTCCTGGTCTTCGGTTTCACCGGGGCGGTGATCGGCGGACTCGATAGCGCGGTGGGCGCCGTCGTCGGCGGGTTGCTGATGGGATTTGCCCTCAGTTATGTTGGTGGCTATTTTGGCTCCGACCTCGAAACCGTGGGGGCCCTGGTCATCCTCATCGCGGTGCTGATGGTGAGGCCGCGCGGCCTCTTCGCCGTGCAGCGGCTTCGGCAGGTCTGA
- a CDS encoding branched-chain amino acid ABC transporter permease gives MVSPTLSRHLLIALGAAVVLLLLSAQIGAYADYNLTAVAIFAVAAAGLTLLTGLNGQLSLGHGALMAVGAYTASLLLKDHRQFPVIVVLLIAVLSTGLIGIVFGYAAARLRGPYLAGATLTLAVALPQVATRYKSIFGGDTGLTVPPSAPPDWLGADFPAERWLAWIAFAAALMTMLLLANLLRTAPGRAFKAVRDNEAAAALAGIDVARTQVLAFVISAACAGLAGALFAYWSGITSPAGFSLSLSLQLITAIVIGGLGSLAGAVWGSVVLVYLPWLTSGMASTLKLPSSVADNLPLAIYGGILVIAMLVAPHGIQGALQRILAIGRARWGHSPGGGQKGVVDWDDPAPGT, from the coding sequence ATGGTCAGCCCAACCCTGAGTCGACACCTGCTGATCGCGCTGGGAGCGGCCGTCGTACTGCTGCTGCTCAGCGCGCAGATTGGAGCCTACGCCGACTACAACCTGACCGCGGTCGCCATCTTCGCGGTCGCGGCTGCCGGCCTCACGCTGCTGACGGGGCTGAACGGGCAGCTGTCGCTGGGTCACGGCGCGTTGATGGCTGTCGGCGCGTACACCGCCTCATTGCTGCTGAAGGATCATCGCCAGTTTCCCGTCATCGTGGTCCTGCTGATCGCGGTACTGAGCACCGGGCTCATCGGCATCGTGTTCGGGTATGCCGCGGCCCGCCTGCGTGGTCCCTACCTCGCGGGTGCGACGCTCACGCTCGCGGTCGCGCTGCCTCAGGTGGCGACCCGCTACAAGAGCATCTTCGGCGGCGATACTGGCCTGACCGTGCCGCCATCCGCACCCCCCGATTGGCTGGGCGCCGACTTTCCGGCTGAGCGCTGGCTCGCATGGATCGCTTTCGCCGCCGCGCTGATGACAATGCTGCTGCTGGCCAACCTGCTCCGCACCGCTCCCGGCCGTGCCTTCAAGGCGGTACGCGACAATGAAGCGGCCGCGGCCCTCGCCGGCATCGATGTCGCTCGCACGCAGGTGCTCGCCTTCGTGATCAGCGCGGCGTGTGCGGGCCTGGCGGGCGCGCTCTTCGCGTACTGGTCCGGGATCACGTCGCCGGCCGGATTCAGCCTCAGCCTTTCCTTGCAACTGATCACCGCCATCGTCATCGGCGGGTTGGGCAGCCTGGCCGGTGCCGTCTGGGGCTCCGTCGTGCTGGTCTACCTTCCGTGGCTCACCAGTGGCATGGCGAGCACGCTGAAACTTCCGAGCTCCGTCGCCGACAATCTGCCGCTCGCGATTTACGGCGGCATCCTTGTGATCGCCATGCTTGTGGCTCCCCATGGCATCCAGGGTGCCCTACAGCGGATTCTCGCAATCGGCCGGGCTCGCTGGGGACACTCCCCGGGGGGTGGGCAAAAGGGGGTGGTGGATTGGGACGATCCCGCACCAGGTACCTAG
- a CDS encoding ABC transporter substrate-binding protein has translation MMGGNALRIRGMAIVCVAGLLAACGSSTSSDNGTNTASAPGITATTITIGSTQPLTGRAAPGYSEISAASSAYFQVLNAHGGIFGRTITYTYYDDGYNPTNTASLTRKLILEDKVFALFSALGTPTHQAVVDYINTQKVPDLFVSSGCNCWNDVANHPYTFGWQPDYTIEGKILGQYIQQSLGGKKVGYFFQNDEFGLDGVKGLDAQLGASSVPDANRQYYVPTNTNVKPQIAALQASGAQVVVSFSIPAFTALAMLAAAGAGYHPIWVVSNVGSDITTLTGLLKSFSKGAAGGQLLAGMVTDTYLPLPGDSSNPWISLFKKIHDDHIASLPWDGNVLYGMAQAYTLAQALKAAGRNPTRASLVKSLETNQLSGGPGLAPLGFSSTNHLGFLGVQLVTIAADGTETTTGPVNTSSDSGPISPYSGSASRPPANGIP, from the coding sequence GTGATGGGCGGCAACGCGCTGCGGATTAGAGGGATGGCGATCGTCTGTGTCGCGGGATTGCTCGCGGCCTGCGGCAGTTCAACCAGCTCCGACAACGGCACGAATACCGCGTCCGCGCCGGGCATCACCGCGACCACGATTACGATCGGGAGCACGCAACCGCTGACCGGTCGGGCAGCGCCGGGCTATTCGGAGATCTCGGCCGCCTCGAGCGCGTACTTTCAGGTCCTGAATGCCCACGGCGGAATCTTTGGGCGCACGATCACCTACACGTACTACGACGACGGCTACAATCCGACGAACACCGCCAGCCTCACCCGCAAGCTGATCCTGGAGGACAAGGTCTTCGCCCTGTTCAGCGCCCTGGGAACGCCGACGCATCAGGCGGTCGTCGATTACATCAACACCCAGAAAGTGCCTGATCTGTTCGTCTCCAGCGGCTGCAACTGCTGGAACGACGTCGCGAATCACCCCTACACCTTCGGCTGGCAGCCAGACTACACCATCGAGGGCAAGATCCTCGGCCAGTACATCCAGCAGAGTCTCGGCGGCAAGAAGGTCGGGTATTTCTTCCAGAACGACGAGTTCGGCCTCGACGGCGTCAAAGGTCTCGATGCGCAGCTCGGCGCGTCGTCAGTCCCTGACGCGAACCGCCAGTACTATGTCCCGACCAACACGAACGTCAAGCCACAGATCGCCGCCCTGCAGGCGTCCGGCGCGCAGGTCGTCGTCTCCTTTTCGATTCCGGCCTTCACCGCGCTGGCAATGCTGGCCGCGGCCGGGGCAGGCTATCATCCGATCTGGGTCGTGAGCAATGTCGGCTCCGACATCACCACCCTGACCGGCCTGCTGAAGTCCTTCTCCAAGGGCGCGGCCGGGGGACAATTGCTCGCCGGCATGGTCACCGACACCTACCTCCCGCTGCCGGGCGACAGCTCGAATCCATGGATCAGCCTGTTCAAGAAGATCCACGACGATCACATCGCGAGTCTGCCCTGGGATGGCAACGTCCTCTACGGCATGGCGCAGGCGTACACACTCGCGCAGGCCCTCAAGGCGGCAGGCCGCAATCCGACCCGCGCCAGCTTGGTGAAGTCTCTCGAGACGAACCAGCTGAGTGGCGGGCCGGGTCTCGCGCCGCTCGGATTCTCGTCCACCAACCACCTCGGCTTCCTGGGGGTGCAGCTCGTCACCATCGCGGCGGACGGGACGGAAACGACGACCGGTCCCGTCAACACGTCCTCGGACTCAGGCCCGATCAGCCCGTACAGTGGATCGGCATCGAGGCCTCCGGCAAACGGGATTCCGTAA
- a CDS encoding SDR family oxidoreductase codes for MDIRGRVVVVTGGGGGIGSALCRRFAADGASQVVVSDVDRDAAEMVAAEIGGTAVPADVTVESDVVDLVRGTVTAHGRIDIYCSNAGIAFGGGPEASDQAWRQSWDVHVMAHVYAARALLPGMLERGEGYIVGTISAAALLNHVLAAPYAVTKAAGLSFFEWLAIAYHERGIRVSALCPQGVRTAMLAQEGERNFLTAGALDPDEVAQAVAEGVHDERFLILPHAEVGEFLQRKASDYDRWLRGMRRLRGRILEE; via the coding sequence GTGGACATTCGAGGTCGCGTCGTGGTCGTGACCGGAGGCGGCGGCGGCATCGGTAGCGCGCTCTGCCGGCGCTTTGCGGCGGATGGGGCGAGCCAGGTGGTCGTGTCCGACGTCGACCGCGACGCCGCGGAGATGGTGGCGGCGGAGATCGGCGGCACGGCCGTGCCCGCCGATGTCACGGTGGAGTCCGACGTTGTGGATCTGGTTCGCGGAACCGTGACGGCGCACGGCCGGATCGATATCTATTGCTCCAACGCCGGCATCGCTTTTGGCGGTGGGCCCGAGGCTTCCGACCAGGCCTGGCGGCAGAGTTGGGACGTGCATGTCATGGCCCACGTCTACGCCGCGCGCGCCCTGCTCCCTGGGATGCTCGAGCGAGGCGAAGGTTACATCGTGGGCACCATCTCGGCCGCGGCGCTGCTCAACCACGTCCTGGCGGCGCCCTACGCCGTGACGAAAGCCGCCGGACTCTCCTTCTTCGAATGGTTGGCGATCGCCTACCACGAGCGGGGGATCCGAGTCTCCGCGCTCTGTCCCCAGGGGGTGCGGACCGCGATGCTGGCGCAAGAGGGCGAGCGCAACTTCCTGACAGCCGGCGCGCTCGACCCCGATGAGGTTGCCCAGGCCGTCGCCGAGGGCGTGCACGACGAGCGGTTTCTCATCCTTCCCCATGCGGAAGTCGGCGAGTTCTTGCAGCGCAAAGCCTCCGACTACGACCGCTGGTTACGGGGCATGCGTCGCCTGCGCGGTCGAATCCTGGAGGAGTAA
- a CDS encoding phosphotransferase: MTEAEERIRGDLAAQIKEPVREVRPIPEGHSGFTYWVELEGRRAVLRLPPPGARIAGPADIPRQTRIMAALHGQGLPVPTIVATSTDPVVDGRPFVLMEAINGDRVEQAIDAGSNPLQLASSAVEVLRRFQAVPCEKTGIGGEDPMPLEGEVARWTWLMERAPSELTGQAPRLAQLLLERQPRPEPPVLVHGDYHFGNMLFDRGRVAAVVDWEIAQLGQPLLDLCCISLSHVAADSVREMYGADPDDYRWYLALTYYKYAAIFGYNLMLHRRGKRPDPSYEQRTDTIIGFIDQGVGVLG, translated from the coding sequence ATGACCGAAGCCGAAGAACGCATTCGCGGAGACCTTGCCGCCCAGATCAAGGAGCCGGTGCGCGAGGTTCGACCCATCCCCGAGGGTCACTCCGGCTTCACCTACTGGGTCGAGCTCGAGGGACGTCGCGCGGTCCTGCGCCTTCCTCCGCCGGGTGCGCGCATCGCCGGCCCGGCGGACATCCCGCGCCAGACGAGGATCATGGCGGCGCTGCACGGGCAGGGGCTGCCCGTCCCCACCATCGTGGCAACCTCAACGGACCCGGTGGTCGACGGAAGGCCATTCGTCCTGATGGAGGCGATCAATGGCGACCGCGTCGAGCAGGCGATCGACGCCGGGAGCAATCCGCTCCAGCTGGCATCATCGGCGGTGGAGGTGCTGCGCCGCTTCCAGGCGGTGCCCTGTGAGAAGACCGGTATCGGCGGTGAAGACCCGATGCCGCTCGAGGGAGAGGTCGCGCGCTGGACGTGGCTCATGGAGCGGGCCCCTTCGGAGCTCACCGGGCAGGCACCGCGGCTCGCCCAGCTGCTGCTCGAGCGGCAACCCCGTCCCGAACCGCCGGTTCTCGTCCACGGCGATTACCACTTCGGCAACATGCTCTTCGACCGCGGACGCGTGGCGGCCGTGGTCGACTGGGAGATCGCCCAGCTCGGCCAGCCTCTCCTCGATCTCTGTTGCATCAGCCTCTCGCACGTCGCGGCCGATAGCGTCCGCGAGATGTACGGCGCCGACCCGGACGACTACCGCTGGTACCTGGCGTTGACCTATTACAAGTACGCAGCGATCTTCGGCTACAACCTGATGCTGCATCGCCGCGGCAAGCGGCCCGACCCAAGTTACGAACAGCGAACCGACACGATCATCGGATTCATCGATCAGGGCGTCGGCGTGCTCGGGTAG
- a CDS encoding histidine phosphatase family protein — translation MASTDDVVGAIRSLQQAYLIGVEGVTEVWLVRHGDVYDQDEVVSDPPLSPLGRQQVERLAQRLKSVNVDAVYSSPLRRALQTASALGDRVETDPRLTEARASYPNGKVELQESPDALIERMRSAVDAAVAAHPGGRVLMVSHGIAILNYLCDVLRLTPGTLRLFPDFTSVSVIRVKGDRRVAGSLCDTAHLEAAS, via the coding sequence TTGGCAAGTACTGACGACGTCGTCGGAGCGATACGTTCGCTCCAGCAGGCGTACTTGATCGGGGTCGAAGGCGTCACGGAGGTCTGGCTCGTACGGCACGGGGACGTCTACGACCAGGACGAGGTGGTCTCGGATCCACCGCTGAGCCCGCTGGGCCGACAGCAAGTGGAACGGTTGGCCCAACGCCTGAAATCGGTCAATGTCGACGCCGTCTACTCCAGTCCACTTCGGCGCGCGTTGCAGACTGCGTCAGCGCTGGGCGACCGGGTCGAGACCGATCCGAGGTTGACGGAGGCCCGTGCCAGCTACCCCAACGGCAAGGTCGAGCTCCAGGAAAGTCCTGATGCCCTGATCGAGCGGATGCGAAGCGCCGTCGACGCGGCCGTGGCCGCGCACCCCGGAGGGCGGGTCCTGATGGTCTCGCACGGGATCGCGATCCTGAACTACCTCTGCGACGTCCTCCGGCTCACTCCTGGCACCCTGCGGCTCTTCCCCGATTTCACGAGCGTGAGCGTGATCCGCGTCAAGGGAGACCGTCGGGTGGCAGGGTCGCTGTGCGACACCGCCCACCTGGAAGCGGCGTCATGA
- a CDS encoding acyl-CoA dehydrogenase family protein yields the protein MDFDHSPLVKALQKKLDDFMAEFIYPNEKAYAAQVTTEDRWRPPPIVEELKPKARSAGLWNLFLPESDLGAGLTNLEYAPLCEIMGRVPWASEVFNCSAPDTGNMEILDRFGTPEQKDRWLRPLLNGEIRSGFAMTEPDVASSDATNIKSRIIREGDDLVINGRKWWTSGGMDPRCQLFIFMGKTDPENPDRHRQQSMVLVPRDTPGIKILRSLPVFGFDDAPHGHAEVDFVNVRVPASSVLLGEGRGFEIAQARLGPGRIHHCMRLIGLAEVALKLMCKRVMSRVAFGKPLAQQSVWLERIGQSRILVDQARLLTLNAAYKMDIAGNKAARTEIAMIKVAAPNMLCTVLDWAIQAHGAAGVSDDFPLAHAYAYARTVRIADGPDEVHLNQLGRLELGKY from the coding sequence ATGGACTTCGACCACTCGCCGCTGGTCAAAGCGCTGCAGAAAAAACTCGACGACTTCATGGCCGAATTCATCTATCCAAACGAGAAAGCCTACGCAGCCCAGGTGACGACCGAAGATCGCTGGCGACCGCCCCCCATCGTCGAGGAGCTGAAGCCGAAAGCACGGTCGGCGGGGCTGTGGAACCTCTTCCTTCCCGAGTCCGACCTCGGTGCGGGGCTCACTAACCTCGAGTACGCACCGCTCTGCGAAATCATGGGCCGCGTCCCATGGGCCTCGGAGGTCTTCAACTGCTCGGCGCCTGACACCGGGAACATGGAGATCCTCGACCGCTTCGGCACTCCCGAACAGAAGGATCGATGGCTGCGTCCGCTTCTGAATGGAGAGATTCGCTCCGGTTTCGCGATGACGGAGCCTGATGTCGCGTCCTCAGATGCCACCAACATCAAGAGCCGCATCATTCGCGAGGGTGACGATCTCGTGATCAATGGCCGGAAATGGTGGACATCGGGCGGTATGGACCCACGCTGCCAGCTCTTCATCTTCATGGGGAAGACGGACCCGGAGAATCCGGATCGTCATCGGCAGCAATCGATGGTCCTCGTGCCGCGCGACACGCCCGGTATCAAGATCTTGCGATCGTTACCCGTGTTCGGTTTCGATGACGCCCCCCACGGGCACGCTGAGGTCGACTTTGTCAACGTCCGGGTGCCGGCTTCCAGCGTCCTGCTTGGCGAAGGACGCGGCTTCGAGATCGCCCAGGCGCGCCTGGGCCCCGGCCGAATTCACCACTGCATGCGACTGATCGGGCTGGCGGAAGTGGCCCTAAAGCTCATGTGCAAACGGGTGATGAGCCGGGTGGCCTTTGGCAAGCCCCTTGCCCAGCAGTCGGTGTGGCTGGAGCGAATCGGGCAGTCGCGCATCTTGGTCGACCAGGCCCGCCTGCTGACCCTGAATGCGGCGTACAAGATGGACATCGCCGGCAACAAGGCGGCGCGGACCGAGATCGCGATGATCAAAGTGGCGGCTCCGAACATGCTCTGCACGGTTCTCGATTGGGCGATCCAGGCGCATGGCGCGGCCGGCGTTTCCGACGACTTTCCGCTGGCCCATGCGTATGCTTACGCGCGCACGGTCCGGATCGCTGACGGGCCGGACGAGGTTCATCTCAACCAGCTCGGCCGGCTCGAGCTTGGCAAGTACTGA
- a CDS encoding SDR family oxidoreductase, translated as MPDFDLTDRVAIVTGGSRGIGEATAAALAEQGARVVTSSRKLEGLQAAADRINARHAGAVTPIVAHVGRAEDSERLVSQVMARFGRIDILVNNAGTNPHFGPILDVELSAWDKTFEVNLRGPLVLTKLVVDAWMRAHGGAIVNVASIAGLRPEFGLGPYGVTKAALIMLSRQLATELGPHGIRVNAVAPSIVKTEFAAALWGNEEIARRALERNPLGRFATADEVAATIAFLVSDAASYINGEVLPIDGGE; from the coding sequence ATGCCGGATTTCGACCTCACCGATCGCGTAGCGATCGTGACGGGCGGAAGCCGTGGCATTGGCGAAGCGACCGCCGCTGCGCTGGCGGAGCAGGGCGCCAGGGTCGTCACTTCCAGCAGGAAACTCGAGGGCCTCCAGGCGGCCGCGGATCGGATCAATGCGCGCCATGCCGGAGCGGTCACGCCGATCGTCGCTCATGTGGGCCGGGCTGAGGATTCGGAGCGGCTGGTCAGCCAGGTCATGGCGCGCTTCGGGCGGATCGACATCCTGGTGAACAACGCCGGGACCAATCCGCACTTCGGCCCGATCCTCGACGTCGAGCTCAGCGCCTGGGATAAGACGTTCGAGGTCAACCTCCGGGGCCCGTTGGTGCTCACCAAATTGGTCGTCGACGCGTGGATGCGGGCGCACGGAGGCGCCATCGTCAACGTGGCCAGCATCGCCGGGCTGCGGCCCGAGTTTGGGCTCGGCCCGTATGGGGTGACCAAGGCGGCGCTCATCATGTTGAGCCGGCAGCTTGCCACCGAGCTCGGGCCTCACGGCATCCGCGTCAACGCCGTTGCCCCCAGCATCGTTAAGACGGAATTCGCCGCTGCCCTCTGGGGAAACGAGGAGATCGCCCGGCGTGCTCTCGAGCGCAATCCGCTCGGCCGGTTCGCGACCGCCGACGAAGTGGCCGCCACCATCGCGTTCCTGGTCTCGGACGCGGCGTCCTATATCAACGGTGAGGTGCTTCCGATCGATGGCGGCGAATGA
- a CDS encoding zinc-binding dehydrogenase, producing the protein MTRAAVLRSVGSPLAIEEIDLPAPAEGEVHLRLVAAGVCHSDLSLANGTLDQPVPAVLGHEGAGTVVAVGPRVTNVRPGDHVLLNWSPSCGSCWFCRHGEPYLCDQTAKAWQRRYARLADGTPLYAGLGTATFGEETVVPSAAVLRLPPTVNLEGAALLGCAMLTGIGAVINSAHVQTGESVVVFGTGGVGLSVLQGARLVGAEVAIGVDIDADKEGLARTNGATDFLLADDQVVRRIRERTGGRGADHAFECVGSATTIRRAWSSTRRGGRTTVVGIGGKDETVEFHPQEFFYSARVLCGCVFGSTDIGRDLPRLLDHVQAGRIRPDDLVTNRIGLEDAPEALAQMSARKGARSLIIY; encoded by the coding sequence GTGACGCGCGCAGCCGTCCTGAGGTCGGTCGGTTCGCCGTTGGCAATCGAAGAGATCGATCTTCCCGCGCCGGCGGAGGGCGAGGTGCATCTGCGCCTGGTGGCCGCCGGTGTCTGCCACTCCGACCTCTCGCTCGCCAACGGCACCCTTGACCAGCCGGTTCCCGCCGTCCTCGGCCACGAGGGCGCGGGCACCGTCGTTGCGGTTGGACCCCGGGTCACCAATGTGCGTCCGGGCGACCACGTGCTGTTGAACTGGTCGCCGTCGTGCGGAAGCTGCTGGTTCTGCCGACATGGCGAACCCTATCTCTGTGATCAGACGGCCAAAGCCTGGCAGCGGCGCTACGCACGGCTGGCGGACGGGACCCCGCTCTATGCCGGGCTGGGGACCGCGACCTTTGGCGAAGAGACGGTTGTTCCCAGCGCCGCGGTGCTCCGTTTGCCGCCCACCGTCAACCTCGAAGGGGCTGCGCTCCTAGGCTGTGCGATGCTCACCGGGATCGGTGCCGTTATCAACTCGGCCCACGTCCAAACAGGGGAGTCGGTCGTGGTCTTCGGTACCGGAGGGGTGGGCCTGTCGGTTCTCCAGGGCGCCCGCCTCGTCGGTGCGGAGGTTGCGATCGGGGTTGACATTGACGCGGATAAAGAAGGGCTCGCCCGGACAAACGGGGCGACGGACTTTCTCCTCGCCGACGATCAGGTTGTACGACGCATTCGCGAACGCACCGGTGGCCGAGGCGCCGACCATGCGTTCGAGTGTGTCGGCAGCGCGACCACGATCCGCCGGGCGTGGTCGTCCACACGCCGGGGCGGCCGGACGACGGTTGTCGGGATTGGCGGAAAAGATGAGACGGTCGAATTCCATCCGCAGGAGTTCTTTTACTCGGCCCGGGTCCTCTGCGGTTGTGTCTTCGGTTCGACGGACATCGGCCGTGATCTGCCGCGCCTCCTCGACCACGTCCAGGCCGGTCGGATCCGCCCGGACGATTTGGTGACCAATCGCATCGGTTTGGAGGACGCTCCAGAAGCCCTTGCCCAGATGAGCGCGCGTAAGGGCGCCCGTTCCCTGATCATTTATTGA
- the pip gene encoding prolyl aminopeptidase: MNPTAIEPYDHGLLDVGEGNDVYWEACGNPQGKPAVVLHGGPGSGCSPWWRQFFDPGAYRLVLFDQRNCGRSTPHASEPDTDLAANNTANLIADIERLREHLNVERWLVFGGSWGSTLALAYAETYPQRVTEIILFGITTGRHAEFDWVFRGGMARLFPEQWERLRMSVPVGQRNGDIVEAYHRMLNDPDLLVRRRAAEAWCLWESATPVWPPTTEMAKRFADPAYAMAFARIVTHYVRHNAWLEDGVLLRGAAALAGTPGVLVNGRFDFQSTISNAWELHRVWPRAELVIVDDAGHAPNANLNRELMRATSRLLESGKMRIT, from the coding sequence TTGAATCCCACCGCCATCGAGCCGTACGACCACGGCCTCTTGGACGTCGGCGAGGGCAACGACGTCTACTGGGAGGCGTGCGGCAACCCGCAGGGTAAGCCGGCGGTCGTGTTGCACGGTGGTCCGGGCTCGGGGTGCTCGCCCTGGTGGCGTCAGTTCTTCGATCCGGGCGCCTACCGCCTGGTGCTGTTCGATCAGCGCAACTGTGGCCGGAGCACGCCGCATGCCAGCGAGCCGGACACGGACCTCGCGGCAAACAACACCGCCAACTTGATCGCCGACATCGAACGTCTGCGTGAACACCTCAACGTCGAGCGCTGGTTGGTCTTCGGCGGGTCATGGGGCAGCACGCTGGCGCTCGCCTACGCCGAAACCTATCCGCAGCGGGTTACGGAGATCATTTTGTTCGGTATCACTACGGGACGGCACGCGGAGTTCGACTGGGTGTTCCGCGGTGGCATGGCTCGCCTGTTTCCCGAGCAATGGGAGCGTTTGCGAATGTCCGTGCCGGTCGGGCAACGCAACGGCGATATCGTCGAGGCCTACCATCGGATGCTGAACGATCCAGACCTCCTGGTGCGCCGTCGGGCCGCAGAAGCGTGGTGCCTGTGGGAGTCGGCGACACCGGTGTGGCCTCCGACGACCGAAATGGCGAAGAGATTCGCCGATCCCGCGTACGCGATGGCGTTCGCGCGCATCGTGACGCACTACGTCCGCCACAACGCCTGGCTCGAGGACGGGGTCCTACTCCGCGGCGCGGCCGCGCTCGCGGGCACTCCCGGGGTCCTCGTCAATGGCCGCTTTGACTTTCAATCCACCATCAGCAACGCGTGGGAGCTCCACCGGGTATGGCCCCGCGCCGAGCTGGTCATCGTTGACGACGCCGGCCATGCCCCCAACGCGAACCTCAATCGCGAACTGATGCGGGCCACCAGCCGGCTTCTCGAGTCCGGCAAAATGAGGATTACGTGA
- the tssD gene encoding type VI secretion system tube protein TssD, which produces MTSYQPLTFVRKRTLVIGLLLAAALLFTAWQNGGFRFLSGQRTINAAAAPAHVTLYVKVVGKKQGTFKGDGLTSKAHLDQMLASAFDYGLVSPRDLATGQASGKRQHKPVVITKEWGPSMPQFLEAAATNEQLTKVTMEFWDTDNRGVQRVHFVVTLTDASVAEVRQRLANDMLTEDLSFTFRRITVEDKIGKTIFMDDWAAVV; this is translated from the coding sequence TTGACGTCGTACCAGCCGCTGACGTTCGTTCGCAAACGCACACTCGTGATCGGGTTGCTCTTGGCCGCCGCGCTTCTCTTCACCGCGTGGCAGAACGGGGGCTTCCGCTTTCTCTCCGGACAGCGGACGATCAATGCCGCGGCGGCGCCGGCCCACGTCACGCTCTATGTCAAGGTGGTCGGGAAGAAGCAGGGGACGTTCAAAGGGGATGGCCTGACATCGAAGGCGCACCTGGACCAGATGCTGGCCTCGGCCTTCGACTATGGCCTGGTCTCGCCCCGTGATCTTGCCACGGGGCAGGCATCCGGCAAGCGGCAGCACAAGCCGGTTGTCATCACCAAGGAATGGGGGCCGTCGATGCCGCAATTCCTCGAGGCCGCGGCTACCAACGAGCAACTCACCAAGGTGACGATGGAGTTCTGGGACACTGACAACAGAGGCGTGCAACGCGTCCACTTCGTGGTTACGCTGACGGACGCGAGCGTAGCGGAGGTCAGGCAGCGGCTCGCTAACGACATGCTCACCGAGGACCTGTCGTTCACCTTCCGAAGGATCACAGTCGAAGACAAGATCGGGAAAACGATCTTCATGGACGACTGGGCTGCTGTTGTCTAA